The nucleotide sequence TATCTTATTTTGGAATAAATGAATCACTATCTCTCCACGATGTGATTGTCCAGATAAATGATATTCTGGGCACCGAAATTCGGCTTGGTCGAACCCTATAGAGCGAGAACGTATGTGGTCTCGTATAGCTTATCCGAGTATGTACCGTGAATCATAGCTCCAAAAAGGGGATGGTATTCTCTGCGCAAGAACGCGCCCAGACACAAGGAGAACTCTATTGAACAAGACCGGTTTCCCTCAAACGACATTTACCTGTGGCCGTTGATATTCCTCCAACGTATTGCAATCAACGACGATAAATCGAATCGATATCCGTGGAATATTCTTtatatgcgaaagaaacgcttaCGCAGGAGGAAAGCCGCGTTATATTGATTTATCGATAACAAGATGGTCGTCGGGAAGCCGGATTGCGAAGGCCGACGTCGCCATGACGCTCCCAAATGGCCACCTCTCATTTAATCCGACGCTCATCCACGCTCGCTTTTTTTTCAAATCTGCCGCGTCAGATCGGCCAGAAAAGAACCCGGATTTTTACTCACCGTTGCTCCCGTATTATCTTCCCACGATCTGTTTATGCGCTTTCCAAAAATATCACGGTCCACTTTGCAACATCGTCGACGACCAAACAACTGCGTGTCCAACTTTCTCCATACACCGAACACAAATCACGATTGCGCCAGAATCGGAAACGAATAGGCCTGGACGCGTTTGCGCAGCGTCGTTCTCTCCGCACCCATGCTCGCAGCGCCACCACTTCCGGTTTGCCGAGAGATTCAAAATAGAAAGTTCGTACGATCTGGAAACGGTGTAATCGAATGATTTGTGGAcgaattattttgtaatttttgtaGTTCGTGGAGCGATCCCGTACAACTATCATTAAAAAATCGAATTATTTACAAGTAAGAAATTCGAGTttcataacatttttatttgcatTTTACATAATACAAAAATGCGCGGGAAATTCAATGTAGAGTGGATTATCGTTTTGTCGATGGAACGATAATCTTTTGTCTAATTACATTAACGATTAAAATTTTACAgatatttgtatttttttcGTGAAAAGAAGCTTTTCACCTATCGTTAGCCCTGCGCCCGCTTGGTATTTTTCATTCGTTGCTCTACTTCGGATGCCGACACCATTAAAGTACGTATTATTTGACAACATTACTATTCAGCCTTCTTTGCTTTTTCTTTGGAAGATAATTTTACGTTCCAGTAGTATAAAATTTGGAATGCGATTACCGCATTTGCGAACGTGGAGCATGTATACATTACTATCATTGAGGTATCTCCTGTTTCTTGAACAGAAGTAAATATTCTTGCTAGAGATCCAAAGAACAGCATAAAACCAGTTACTGCTGATAACTGACCAGTGCTTCCATAGGAATAATTTGTGTAGGCTTGTATAAACTAAAATATagcaaattatatattatatataaactaCATATAAATTTTTAGATATCATACCTTACTAATAAGAACAATGGGTATGTTCATTGTTTGGCATCCCCAAAGTACGTTCGTTGGGGTCCTACCGCTCACAGCTTCAGCTACAATTGCTACATAAGCAATAAAAAATACGGCTGCATAAGTAGTATTACCATTAAAGTGTAACACTAAAACTGCAATTGCTAATGTTTGTAACCCTAAGAAAACTCCATCCCCCCAAGAACTGAAAACATATTGATTAAcgaaaatgtatatatttaaaaagatCGGAAAATCATTTAACGTTAATCAGCATCCTGTGCATTATATTACCTGAATGGAAAGCCGCTGACAAAGCTGTAAGACACCATTGAAGTGATGGCAAGCAAGTCTAACAATACACTTACGAAATTAATGCCTTGTGCACTTTTGctctttaaaatttttaaaacttGTGGGACCTTGACTAAAACGATAATAGAATGTTAGGAAAACAGTAAAACATGCAATTATCATACAAAGTAGTTTCCAATTCTTAAAAACATTTTGTTTATTCAAATATCAAGAATCAGTAAACATACGAACCGAGAAAGGAGCCACAAATAATTGCGAGGCCTAGGCATTTGCTGAGGGTCGCCTTGAAACATCCCACTGAAACATTTCGACgatttacaaattttattttatgtggTTTATATCTTTCCCGAGAAAAAATACTCATTTTGAATTCCGCGGAAGTATATCTATATAAAATATCTCAAAGAAATGGCAATTTTAAATATGCCATCGGAAAAAAATGAATATCGTCGAGCGATCGTCGCGGAGGTATCTATTCGATTATTTGAAAATTTAATACTCCAAAAATAATTCGATATCAATACCGTTTAATGCTGAAAATTCgaagaatatatatatgtatacatatgtagaatatatatatgaatatatatattgtatccAGAAATAAATGGAATTAAAAAAGAGATTCCTATTTACAAAGACTTAAGTTTCCCCCGTTTTGAATGATTCTCACGGTGATTCACGCAATATCCGACGGTACAGTAGTTccaaataataattacatatctGTTTTTTATGCAATCTATGCGACGTTTCAATTAAAAACAATGAACTaaacataaaaaatatgaatgatCTTACCATCAAGAAAATTGTACTCTTCAAAGTATTCCTCCATACATTTTTCCGACAATATTAATAAAGCGACTTTCTTCAATGCTTCCGTCATCTTTGCCACGACATATAGTTCTTCCGATGGCTTCCTGAAATGTGGACTACACTTCGAACTACGTTTAGGTTATTGGCTAACAACTTTCAACAACCAAAACCTTCCATATCAATCGCTAAATTGTCACTAATTGTCACTGCAGTGCAATTCCTATTCGACTATAGCACCATAGACGAGGTATTGGAGTTGACTAGACACCATGTAGGGTTCCGTGTCACATGTTCTGGAATACCGACAATGCTAACAACAGTTCTGTGGCGCCCTCTGCAGCCGAGAAATTTGTAGCTGAAGATTCATAATAGATATTGTGTCTATAATTATCTGTAAGAAAACATTATTTTACAAAATCGACGAGCGCGACACGGGAATGGTAATGGTGCTTCTGAAACACCATTTCTGGGTAACAAAATTGGGTCTCAGGTCGATTTCTATACCTCATCTGTGATAATACATCGGCTCAAAGTCTCTTCCAATACTTCGTCGGTATTTTTACACCGCGATCTTCTCGTAGTTATTTGAATTCATTTTTGTACCGACTATAGCTACCTAAGGTCGAATTAAGATAACTCTTTCCGATTAGTGGCGCCATCCGTGGCGAAATGCTGAAACTTATCTCAATGGTCATCTTCTGACAACTCTTAATCGACTGTCGAcaatttggctaacagtttgagcgttttgtcaCTACCCCAATTGGCGCTGTACAGACCCCGAACGAAGCTTCATTTTTTCTCCAGAAGAGGCGCCACGATCGCCCGCTTGTCCATAATGCAGGATCGCCGAAGAAAATTAATTACGACGTAACTAGGATAAAAACAAGATAGCCGAGGGCACAAAAGCTGTTCGGGTGAAAAAACATACTTAACTAACATTATATAATCCATTAAACATCAAAATACAATGTAATGAATTAGAGCGGCACGGTCTTTAAATCTCCTATATTTTAAGAAATCATAACCAGACATGATTATACGATTTTAAGACGCACATTCAATGGGATGTATTGCTACGCGTATTTTGAGATCAAGAACATCAATTTCGAGCTATTAATTCTCGAGTTATTTATTTTGTTCTGTTTTCGAACTTCCTAGTTTCGCCGCTGGACGGCGCCACCGTTCAGTTTTCCGATCGCTTTCATTATTCCGTTAATTATTTAACTGTTGCGCGATTTTTACATTGATTTTTTGCATCGAGTAAATACCGCATATTCTGATTGATATTTCCGCGATGTCGAAATAGTTGTCGTTGCCGCGTAACGTTCATAATTCCAGTTTTTCTAAACCTACACAATTTCTATTTAGCAGCGGTTTAGCTCACTCGTTGTTTCGTTAATTGTTTAATCACTGAGCGATTTTTAACCCAAGTTCTTGGATCAGATCGATGCGGAAGACTCTTCTGAATATTCCCCTATCGCGGGAGTTCTTTTTCTCGCTGTAAATAAGCCGTGTATCGCGTTTCCCCAAACCCATGTATTCTCCCCATATAAGAATTTTAGTTCGGCGTCCGCCGCTATGTGGTGCTAGTGCGCCACGGCTCGTGAAATGCCCGTTTCCGAAGAAAACCCTGAATAGCAATAATTATCGAATTCCGAGATATACAATATGTTCGATGCATCGAATCACTGTCAGTATTTTGAAACCAAGTATTTCAATTTCCAGCGACTTCTGCTTTCGAGTTATTTAAGTTTTAATGATCATTATTCGCCAGGTTTCGCAACGTGTTGCGAACGGATTTCATATTTGATAAATTCGAAATACCAGTGGCGTTATCGTAATTACAAGTAACGACGCTAGTTTCGATTTAATCATCGAAACCGGTGGATGATTTCTATCAGCATTCAAGAAACGAACGGAAACATGTTTGTAATCAGTTGTAATGATGTTTACTTCTTCGTCGAGTGCTATCGAGTTACCTTGGAATTCCAaggtaataattatttataataattattataaatgataataataacggATGAAATAATTTAACCATCGTTACGGTGTGCCGATGGGGCCCAATAAGTACGTCTTTATGCAAGTATACACAACAAACTGATCGAGCATTAATAATGAAACAAGATAACAGCCTTGTACTATAGAATATTAAAACGTGAAATTTAGAGAGGCCAACATCTCGTTGCCTATTTCCACGATTTACCGTAAGTTTCGTCGTTGGTTTTCAGATTGTAGCAAAAACAGTTAATCTTCGCCTTTATTTCATGACACACGAAATAAAAGATAATCGAGTCGAGCGAGATGGACAGAGAGATAGTGGTGCGATATGGGAAATAGACACGCGGAGGCTATTGAAATAATCGCCGATTGTAATATTCGGACAAAGATGACGCtgcataatacagtaatgtctccctaatcgacgctcagattgtgtacgaaaatggacaatttgggaagaggagatacgattatttgagccctgcagctcgttcttataattatttgtaaatgtctggcattttcaatgctattgaaaatggataatttgtatgttttacggccttgtccgttctTTAGATAAGACGACCCTTGCGGCCCATCTGtagggcacgtgagcgctaaacgcgtgtcgactcgagtcgagcaaattttgactcgaaagtccgttacacggattggttatttatgaccaataaAGATTTTTCGACCGATTCGATTTTTtttgcgggtcttccgcgtttttagtcAGTCGTCGGTGAGCAgcttacgagtacactcgttgtctctaagctcttacgagcaagtctgtagattagatcttgtgtttccgcgtgttcaataaatatacttttacctaaaactctgcctttaattatttgcaagcaaataatcaacattatcgtcaattcgtaactataaaatcgaaccgcaaggctcgaataatcgtatctcctcttcccaaattgtccattattgcggtcaatccgagcgtcaattagagagacattactgcacatcGTACGTAATATTTTCGAGCGAAAAATCGGCACACGGCCTTCTCGCGTTGCAAATCGATGAAGGCGCGTAAAGTTGTCGCGAACTGCGACAGATACGGAATAGTGTCGCGGAACGCGATGACACACGCCTGTGTGACACGCGCCGTTGTTTCGTGTACGGAGGAAATAGTTTACAATCAGGGATCGAGAAATCGAAATCCGTAATGATCCTTTCGCAGTCCTAAGGAGTAGACGTAATGTGCGTATATTTACTTTAGTACCCACCTGTTGCCGTAACCCAGTTTCTTACGTACACCAACTGGGAAGTTTTTCAACTTTCCAAGAATTCCTGAAATTCTGTGGACCTTTGTGCCGTATGCGAGCGGGAGAACGGTCGATCGGACCGTGCCGCATGTAAATTCTGGGAAACATTACGATTAATGTTACAGTcacgattacgattacgatttCGGTAGTTACGGATCGTAGGGCAGCAACGTTGCTCCTTGCTGTTCGGACACGAAGCTAGGACAGAATCGACGAGATATTGACAATAAATCAATTCTTCGTTCGAATTACGATTATTCTTTGTCCGTtcgaatattaacccttagcgctccacgcgtttgTCGAGTACTATCAGCAACtacggcacatttttggagcaaagcgcccgagccaaaggaagtcttattttgagcggaaaagattacacgtccttgttgCGGGAACTGTGTAATTTCGAAGATCGAATTAGACAGCAAATTGAATTATTTGCAGCAAATGTCGCAACGTTCGAAACAAGTTTCGATAAACTGTTCATCTAAATCACCGACTCGCTGACTCTCTGTCAGCCTTAGCACGATCAGATTTTCTTCTGCATCGTAAAAATGGGCGCTTCCcgcatatataaataaatgaaacgaaTACCGAACCTAGCGAGCCCTAAAAGCGATCGATATCCGTCGATACATAAAAACGACAAGATCGAGtttatttaacccttagcgctccacgcgtttctcgagtactacctaccagcaactccggcacatttttggagcaaagagCCTGGGATAAAGGATCTcggtcttattttgagcggaaaagattacacgtccttgcgaaagcgtttgattttattcattttatcttgctaagtataaaaatgggcaaacaATGTTTtgatcgtaatggtacacaggctaagcacgttttcactacaaataacaattgccaacgtcgacgaAAACAcagcatcttcggtgtaatcatgTTAAAAACATCGGGCTtcgcagcagagccttcggatttacggaacaaacgacggatgtctccatagcggagccaacggagcgctaagggttgaaCTTTCCGACATTTTTACTATATCGTATACTCGAACTGACAACATTTATTCAACTTTTTCCTACGAAAGAGTCGTCGTAATTTCGATAATTTTGAACTAGAATCTACGAAACCGTTCATTCGATCTGCCTGTAATTTGATCGGTAAATTCAGCGTTAAACGAAATTAAATATCGCGTCTGTCGAGTGTTCAGCTTGGAAGAAGGGAGTCGCGTTAAGTAGTTGCCTTAGGATTATTTATAAAAGATGGTCGTTCGATGACCGAGTAACGCGGCGGAGTGTGAAACGCGCAGGGCCTATTTTTCGCAGTCGCGCACGCACCGCCTAGCAGGCGGCAGAGGCGAACAGGCCCATTGCCAGACCTAGATCGACCGATCGACGCGACGGATAGCTAGATGGACAGATAGTGGTTAAAAGAGGAAGGAACAGAGGTATGGCGCGGCGGCGTCGCGTCATTGCACGTGCGACGTGCACGCACATTGATACCGATATTTATGCCCGCCAGTTAATCATGTCAAAGTCGTTTGATTTGTCGTTGGCTTTTATGGAGGGGAATTAAAACGTTCATTTTGCCGCAGACACTCGGTAACAGTGTGCTCGTCCTGTTAGCGTTGTTGTTGCCGGTGCCGTCGTAATTGTTCTATGAATTATTTTCTGGGTGACCCTTGTGTGACGTAACGAAACGGAAGGGAAAAGCTTTTTGGAGAATTACGTGTCTCGTTTACTTCCGCGCGCGTTTCTCACGCGCTTTCCACGCGCTATCCGCGCGTTTTCCATTCGTTTTCGTGCGCAGCGACGAATAATCGACGACCGAAGGaaagtacggtaatgtctccctaaccgacgctcagattgtgcagaaaaatggacaatttgggaagagaagatacgattgttcgagccttgcgactcgttcctTATGGTTATCGGTTGTCaacgactatgaaaacgagctgcaaagctcgaataatcgtatctcctcctcccaaaatGGTCCATTTctctggacaatccgagcgtcaattagagagacattactgtatgccaGGGGTGTCAAATTCGCTGCCCGAGATggacatttttgcggcccagtcaatatatccgacgcaaagtaaaaataaaatagaaatgtaaattagaaattttgaaagtagtctcgaccaataaaatttctcccggaatAGGAAAGATAGCATCAGAGaggagatgtcaagtatcaggacgtaaacaataatttaactttatatacgtttattacaatgtactggtcgaaataaaaatatttgtttctatgaacattgattttttttgcggcccacctaaagttaagcgtcgtttatttggcccaagttagcttttgagtttgacacccctgctgtacGCCGTTTACCCCGACAGATTTCAAAGGACACTTCACAAGATACGAAGAAGGCGCGGCGTACACCCGTAGCGATTTTTTAAGAACAATAGCCGCGGTCACGGAGGCTTTGAAAAACGGACGTCGAAAACGTCTTTGGGTGGGGTCCGATCAGCTTTGGCGAGAGACGAGGACCGCGCGGTAGGGTCCGCGCCGCGTCCGATACAAGGCGTATCGGTACACGGTCGGGCACCTGTAACGTACATCAACTTTTATTGTCTGCTATCCGTGGGTATTTTGGTTGATCGTATTGCCGGACGATAACCGTGCCCGTCGTTCTGCAATTTTCGAAGCGCATGCGACTCGACCTATTTATAATCCGTTCGGCGATACACCTACCCGCCATAATGCGTGCTACGCGTGGCCGCGTGTCGTTCGCTCGAGCGTGCAATTTCAAAATCGTCGGTTCGCTCGTAGAAGCTTTTTTCGTAGAAGCGGCGCCGGAATTTTAGAAATCGTAGCCGGGTACGTATGTATTGGGATCGCTCGTACGAACTCGAGCAAAGTTCGAACGAGACCGGGGGCCAGAAATCGGTACGAAGGCCAGACTGACCTGTCTCCGGATCGGTCTATCGAGGATTCGAGGCGAAGTGGCAAAGAGGATAAGAACGGAAAGGGGAGCTAGAAGGTGGAAGGTGGAAGGTGGAAAAGGAGGAGACGTCAGCTAGGACCGCTTCTAGCGCGCTTCTATCACGTTGGGCGAACGGGCGGACAGTTTCGAGGCGATTTGTCTTTCATTTCGGGTTAATTTATTGCGCTCAAGCAGCTACCTTCCCCCTCGTTCTCCCTCCCCACTGCTCGCGCTCGCCCTCCGCCTCTCCCTCGGTCTCCCCGTCGCCCTCCCTCGGCCCCTCGCGCCCTGTTCGTCTCCGTCTACCACGCTCGGCTCGCTCCCTCTCGCTCCCCGTCTCCTTTTCCTCTCTGTCCATCCCGCGGCTCTTGCTAGCCCTTAGctattctctctctatcttctcGGACCGTTTCTTATTCCCTTGCATTCTATCACCTAgtccctctttctttctccgtGTCTTCTCTCGTCTTTCTAGCGCTATTCTCGACTCTGCGCCATTCAACCACGCCCCACCCAACTAATGTCCCACATAAAACTTGGTATCAGCGATCCTCAAACGGGGATTTACAATCCCTTCAAGCACCGCTGTCACGATAAATCCTCGAAGGCGACGTCGATATATCTTGCGCGCGAATACTTCTGTCCCTAATGGATACCCCTCGGTACATACAACGAACGTCGAAGCCGACACCAGTCTAGATCTTTCGTACGTACACGTCCTTTCCAGTCGATTCGTCGTTCTAGCTGTCCTTTCCTTTGTTCGCCTTCCGCGATGCGTGCGCGTCgctttcgcgttcgcgttcaatCGCGTTCACTCGCGCTCGCGTGTGCGTGTACACGCGTGTTCTTCGAGCCTCCTTCGAATCTAGGCACCCGCGCGCGCGGACAAGGGCAATATGTAGATACATACTTTGTACTCACCCTCTCGCTTCGTTCCACCCCGCCGTCGAAGaaaataaattctcccgaattgtccgGGCAGTGgaggatacgattgttcgagcctcgcggcaggCTTACTTtttagttgccgattgtcaacgattgtaATAACGAGGctcgaggttcgaataatcgtatcttctctgccgaaattgtccatttttgggcgtagtctgtgcgcgaattagggaggaaTTATTGTATTTTCAGGGCCAGTatggtaatgtctctctaattgacgctcagaaaaatggacaatttaggaagaggagatacgattattcgagccttgcaactcgtttttatagctaaattgtctatttcttctcttattattattattatttcttctctacctaaattgtccatttttgtagacgattgagcgtcaattagggagacattattgtatatgtatacagcGTACGCTGTTTATACGATGTACAGGGTGCTCCGAAATTATTGGAAATTCCGGGAAACGAGAGATTCcgaagatcatttgaagtaactttctccttggcgcaaatgcaatctgtcgcttcgtttgcgagatattaacgaaaaaacggtgaccaattagaggcgagatcggctggcgcgaggcagccgtCCCAATGGACGGAACTGGGATATTTTTAGCAAGAGTAAtcataacatttacaaaaaatcgatctacactCGCATCCCAATCTATGCAGAAAAtacatcctactagtctcagtaactggtccaaaattttgccatcgacctaagtggaccagttactaagtgaaaaaaattcattttagtgTTTTGTAGAGATGAAGTTATCACATGCCTTCAGATTCccaaaaaatccggaaaatgaattccactagtctcagtaactggtccaaaattttgttatcgatctaggtggaccagttactgagactagtggaattggttttctggatttttccgatctgtcccaaaaatgaattccactagtctcagtaattggtccacctaggtcgatGGCAAAATTTTGgatcagttactgagactagtagaattcattttcgggatttttgtgatctgtccggaaatcaatcccactagtctcagtaattggtccacctaggtcgatggcaaaattttggaccagttactgagactagtaggatggatttcctgatagattgggatgccagtgtagatcgattttttgtaaatattataaatacccTACAAGATTACTGTGTACAGCATACGCTGTATATACAGTAGTCTCCCTAATTCATGCTGTGATTGTCCAccaaattggataatttgggaagaggagatacgactattcgagcctcgcggttcgtttttataattgtggacaatttataactataaaaatgaaccgcaaggctcgagtaatcgtatctcctcttcccaaatagtccacTTATGTGCGCGATcagtgcgcgaattagggagaaattaccgtgtcTCGTACTGACCGCGTTTGTTCGCCGCGTTGTCGCACCCCTTtccgttcgtttgttcgttcgttcgtcacgtttctgttgttcttcgttgccaTGGCAATGGTTGGTGGTAGGAGAGGACAAGAAACGGCGGTAAAGATCCGCGGAAAACGCATTATCCAGGTTATAACGCCATCCTATTAGGACACTCGTCGCCGACAGTTAATAAGAGTAAAAGCGCGCGTTGGCGCAATTAAGAGCAGTAATAAGCGCCTTAAAGCCAATAAGATGTTTCCTAATGGAACTAGCTAACAACGCCGAGCCAATTATCTATGCGCGCGCGCATTAAAACGAACAGACCTGGGAGGGTGAGGAGGATTCGCACATACGACAGACCTTTACACGGTGGCCGAACGCGTTTGCGTCCGATCCGTTAACGTTAAGTATCCACCGTGTCGTTAagattcgtcgtcgtcgtcatcgattCTTTCCGACGATTGTCTCGCGTTTCGTTTCGGTCGTTCGCTCGCTCCGATTAGATTCGCCGCGCGAAGATAAGCCGGGCAATACGTTCGATCGCGTTTTGGACGAAACGCGCCGCAATAATGTTTCCGGGCATGTTGCACGGAACAGGAGGGATGGGTTCATCGTGGTTGTTGCTACGGTCTTTGTATTAGACGGGGAAGAAATAGAACTGGATGCGGACGGAGCgacggagaaagagaaagagagagagggagagaaaggaagagagacgTAGAGACGGCGAAACGGTGAGACAGGGAGACCGGGACGAATAGATGCGAGGGGAGCGAAAGGGGTAGAGACGAGGAAAGCCCAACGGCTTCTTGTCGGAGGCTTTCGGCATAAGTCCTCGTTATGATTCAACGCGCTTTAAGCCGGCATTCACGGACCACGAGCTTCGAGCTTCGCTCGACCCTTTGCTTCGCCTTTCTCTCTGCCTCGCTAATTCTGCCCCGGCAAGTTGCCTCGTCCTTTTCCTATCTATATTTTCGAAACAACCTGCCAAAGAAGCGGAACACCGCGGCGCGAGCGGGTCTAACGGAAGTTTTACCGCGCGCGCAACGTGTTACGGAAATCGAACGTTTCTGTCGCCGGATCGGCTGCGAACCGTCCTATGGATTCCGATGGATTACAGCCggtaatgtataatgtataatgtataatgtacaATGCATTACGCGTAGTCTATAATGCACAATGTATCATGCGTATCCGAGCGTCGTCCGATAGTCCTGGCGATGGGTCCGCGTTGACCGTAACGATCATTAACTCGGTAATTGCACCTGTTCGCGCACGCGACGTCGCACTCGGGATAAAATTATGCGCGTTCGGAGGGGCGAGGGGGG is from Megalopta genalis isolate 19385.01 chromosome 4, iyMegGena1_principal, whole genome shotgun sequence and encodes:
- the LOC117222569 gene encoding mannose-P-dolichol utilization defect 1 protein homolog; its protein translation is MTEALKKVALLILSEKCMEEYFEEYNFLDVGCFKATLSKCLGLAIICGSFLVKVPQVLKILKSKSAQGINFVSVLLDLLAITSMVSYSFVSGFPFSSWGDGVFLGLQTLAIAVLVLHFNGNTTYAAVFFIAYVAIVAEAVSGRTPTNVLWGCQTMNIPIVLISKFIQAYTNYSYGSTGQLSAVTGFMLFFGSLARIFTSVQETGDTSMIVMYTCSTFANAVIAFQILYYWNVKLSSKEKAKKAE